DNA from Vulpes vulpes isolate BD-2025 chromosome 9, VulVul3, whole genome shotgun sequence:
GACTATCATGGAGGAAATCATGGAAGTAGTTGGACTTGAGGAGCAGGGGCAGAATTTTGTGCGGCATACTCCAGAAGGCCAGGAGGCTTCCGACAGGGATGAGGTTTACACGATCCCAAACTCCCTGAAAAGAAGTGACTCACCCACCGCGGACTCGGATGCCTCATCACTGCATGAGCAGCCCCAGCAAATCGCCATCAAGGTGTCTGTTCACCCACAGTCCAAAAAAGATCACATGGGTGACCAGGAAGCTGTACAATTTGAGGTCAAAGACGAAGAGGAGACAGAACCGTCTGCTGAACATTCCCCAGAAACTGCAGAACCTTCTACAGATATAACATCCACAGAGCTAACATCTGAAGAGCCAACACCTGTTGAGGTACTAGATAGAGTTCTGCCACCAGCTCACCTGGAAACTCCAGAGCCAGCAGTGGCACATGACAGAAACACCTGCATTATTTATGAAAGCCATGTCTAATATCAACTATGAAAAGCTATGCATATCACGAAAATCAGGGGCTGCTCCTTGTAGTGCAGATGTAGTTCGCACTTGCCGCTAAGCCTTACCAGGAGACTCTGATCCCTTAGGTAGGAGTGATGCCATTTTCAAAGGGGAAACACCTGAGTGCAGTTTATTATAAGCCTGGAATTTCCCCAGTAGGAAAGGATGTGAGAAACATCAGAGTGCAGAACTGATAATACTGGGCAGAAGGTGTCTGTCCACGTGATACGAATTTTAGAGGCTCTTCTCTGCCAAACATCTTAATGGGTCATGCCCTTTCGGCAAAGAGAATATTATCGTAAGATATTCTGAGCTCAAGAGCCCTCCCTGTCCAATGCACACtgcattgcaaaaaaaaaaacaaaaaaaacaaaaacaaaaaaacaacaactatagGTCTGCTACAATAGCGAATGCACGTACATGGGTTTGTTGCACtttcttctcagtttttattCCTGTCACTGTTCCTTTATAATGTAGTAGTTGTTATGTTAATACTAATTGCTCTTCGGTTTAGTCCTTATAGCCACTTTGTCCTTATTTCCCCCTAGAATGTGTACCTCAGAGGCTTTGGTATCAGTCACCAGTACTGGGGCTCATATCCACAAGTCAGTTGTAACGTTCCAGAGTACTTACTAGGCTCATTATTTTTGTCACTTCTCAGGCTTATGTTCATacatcacttttttttgtttccaatGAAGCTGCTATTGTGAAACTGAGAAAACCTTTGCCCAGAAATAGCACTTTAATAgccaaataaaaatgtgtttaccTGTCCAATTCTGAGAGGCTTTTGATGAGCCCAACTGAAGTATGAAGGGAGACTGTAAAAGGTTGAATATACCGATATTACCCATGAAAACAGctctttttatgtttaagtaaCATCATCCTACAAACAAACTGATTCTTTATGTGGAAAATGTATTGCTTCTGAAGACAGAGGCATTTGATGAATCCCTGTAGGTTGTAGAATATTGGCTTCCCAGAAGGGCTTTGCAGGGCCATATGCCATTGGGTGATTCAAACACTGGATTTGGGTCAGCAAAATAAAGATCTGTGAAGCCGTATAACCAGGTCCACTGTTGTGAACTACAAAGCTAACCATTGGTCTTGAAGGGGAGACCGAGAGGTTAGAAAAATGGCATAGGGAACTGTGTCATCAAATTTCATGCCAGATTGTGGAATCATCTTTTAGCCTCACAGGAAAGCAGTTAGATGCAAGGCTGAATGATGTTTTGGAAAGAAGACAGAAGTCAGTCTATGCAAAGCCCAACACGTTACCCAACTGTGCCAATGACCAATGC
Protein-coding regions in this window:
- the MFAP3L gene encoding microfibrillar-associated protein 3-like isoform X2 yields the protein MHDSGLLNITKVSFSDRGKYTCVASNVHGTVNNTVTLRVIFTSGDMGVYYMVVCLVAFTVVMILNITRLCMMSSHLKKTEKAINEFFRTEGAEKLQKAFEIAKRIPIITSAKTLELAKVTQFKTMEFARYIEELARSVPLPPLIMNCRTIMEEIMEVVGLEEQGQNFVRHTPEGQEASDRDEVYTIPNSLKRSDSPTADSDASSLHEQPQQIAIKVSVHPQSKKDHMGDQEAVQFEVKDEEETEPSAEHSPETAEPSTDITSTELTSEEPTPVEVLDRVLPPAHLETPEPAVAHDRNTCIIYESHV